One genomic region from Candidatus Peregrinibacteria bacterium encodes:
- a CDS encoding ATP-binding cassette domain-containing protein — MNIFLRTLGFFREKKWWVTSLVFVAFFQASLSLVEPIFFREIIDTLTNSSKNEETLEALSQVLFLWILVAIFAMTAQVILTYFTDVLVHKLHVKIWKEAIERVLSLSLRFHNSKKVGSTMRRIERGSDNIFETQLDFLREDLPRIFTLLCILPLLFWLHFQMAVLLSIILPVILTLAIWGSVKTNQRQDEIEKYWTKASGVSWDAVANISVIQSFTAFGRKMREITALIWEAHTKQLKVLKWWCFIIVLGKAASFLATISVFALGGMLFLKNEITIGEIVMFSGYSLLVVNHVESSLWHFQRFLWRKYKLQQFFEIWDEVPDIMDAPNAQKMPVVRGEIEFQNVSFSHDNQSEALKNVSFSIPPGQTVALVGHTGSGKTTTVNLLSRFFDIDSGKIFIDGTNISTVTQESLRKNIGMVFQENYLFHESIYENLQIGNPKATKNEIEASCRAAHVWEFISELPKGIDTVVGERGVKLSGGEKQRVAIARALLKNPPILVLDEATSALDAETEQRIQEALEKLIKNRTTLIIAHRLSTIKKADMILVFEKGKIVERGTYASLMHKKGNFSRLVEAQVSGFVM; from the coding sequence ATGAATATATTTCTTCGCACTCTCGGCTTCTTTCGTGAAAAAAAATGGTGGGTAACATCGCTTGTTTTCGTTGCCTTTTTTCAGGCAAGTTTAAGTCTTGTTGAACCGATTTTTTTCCGGGAAATCATTGATACGCTCACCAATTCTTCAAAAAATGAAGAAACTCTTGAGGCACTCTCTCAAGTTCTTTTTCTTTGGATACTTGTTGCCATTTTTGCGATGACAGCACAAGTGATTCTTACCTATTTTACTGATGTTCTCGTACACAAACTTCATGTCAAAATTTGGAAAGAGGCAATTGAGCGCGTCCTTTCGCTCTCTCTTCGTTTCCATAATTCCAAAAAAGTAGGAAGCACGATGCGTCGTATTGAACGTGGTTCGGATAATATTTTTGAAACACAACTCGATTTTTTGCGTGAAGACCTTCCCCGTATTTTCACACTGCTCTGCATTCTCCCGCTCCTTTTTTGGCTCCACTTTCAAATGGCAGTGCTTCTCAGTATCATTCTGCCAGTAATTCTTACACTTGCGATTTGGGGATCGGTAAAAACGAATCAAAGACAAGATGAGATTGAAAAGTATTGGACAAAAGCGTCAGGTGTTTCCTGGGATGCGGTTGCGAACATTTCTGTAATCCAAAGTTTTACCGCTTTTGGAAGAAAAATGCGCGAGATTACTGCTCTTATTTGGGAAGCGCATACAAAACAGCTTAAGGTTCTCAAATGGTGGTGTTTTATTATTGTTCTCGGAAAAGCTGCTTCTTTTCTAGCAACAATTTCCGTTTTTGCGCTCGGAGGAATGCTTTTTCTGAAGAACGAAATTACCATTGGGGAGATTGTCATGTTCTCCGGATATTCTCTCCTCGTGGTGAATCATGTGGAAAGCAGTTTATGGCATTTTCAAAGGTTTCTCTGGAGAAAATACAAACTCCAGCAATTCTTTGAAATCTGGGATGAAGTCCCCGATATCATGGATGCGCCAAATGCTCAAAAAATGCCAGTTGTTCGCGGAGAAATAGAATTTCAAAATGTCTCTTTTTCTCATGATAATCAGAGCGAAGCACTCAAAAATGTTTCATTTTCGATTCCGCCAGGTCAAACCGTTGCACTTGTGGGGCACACTGGGAGCGGAAAGACCACAACGGTAAATTTGCTCTCGAGATTTTTTGATATTGATTCCGGGAAAATTTTCATCGATGGAACAAACATCTCCACGGTTACGCAGGAGTCACTTCGAAAAAATATCGGAATGGTATTTCAGGAAAATTATTTGTTTCATGAAAGTATTTACGAAAATCTTCAGATTGGAAATCCAAAGGCAACAAAGAATGAAATCGAAGCTTCGTGCAGAGCTGCGCATGTTTGGGAATTTATTTCTGAATTGCCAAAAGGAATTGATACTGTTGTGGGAGAGCGTGGTGTAAAACTTTCTGGAGGAGAGAAACAGAGAGTAGCGATTGCCCGAGCGCTCCTCAAAAATCCGCCAATTTTGGTACTCGATGAAGCGACAAGCGCTCTCGATGCCGAAACAGAACAGAGAATTCAAGAAGCATTAGAGAAATTGATAAAAAATCGAACTACGCTCATTATTGCGCACCGTCTTTCGACGATAAAAAAAGCAGATATGATTCTCGTGTTCGAGAAAGGAAAGATTGTGGAAAGAGGAACATACGCTTCCCTCATGCATAAAAAGGGGAATTTTTCTAGACTCGTTGAGGCGCAGGTTTCTGGATTTGTGATGTGA
- a CDS encoding DUF4340 domain-containing protein has product MKKHTNLILAAIFAVLLVLSTYSLWGLYVFPKTENSGVSEITLGNTSLSDVDTIVISDTSSEKSFTKKDGAWNVNEFLASESELKKIFDSFSSREVQDLASKNPNNHEKFGVAEGKSIVFAMEKKGEVLWKFLIGNPGKEPQTFYIRKGGSDNVYLAKGNLREILSRNVDAWRDKKIVEIDRNTIAKVILEKGKDILTIEKSADGSTWAVSDGNQQKAFDGEKVQKFFDALSPLEASGFLNEDQKKEFNEAKEGKITLQFLSQNEEKKVVIRLLEKDGSYFGNVEGSDTYYSIYTYALFDVLLDAGKIFAIPSPDSE; this is encoded by the coding sequence ATGAAGAAACATACCAATCTCATTCTTGCCGCCATTTTTGCCGTGCTGCTCGTTCTCTCTACATATTCTCTCTGGGGCTTGTATGTGTTTCCCAAAACAGAAAACTCCGGAGTTTCTGAAATTACACTCGGAAATACATCTCTGAGTGATGTTGATACCATAGTGATCAGTGATACTTCCTCTGAAAAATCTTTTACAAAAAAAGATGGAGCGTGGAATGTGAATGAATTTCTTGCTTCAGAGTCAGAGCTCAAAAAAATCTTTGACAGTTTTTCCAGTAGAGAAGTGCAAGATCTTGCTTCAAAAAATCCAAACAATCATGAAAAATTTGGCGTTGCTGAAGGAAAAAGTATCGTCTTTGCCATGGAGAAGAAAGGAGAAGTCCTTTGGAAATTTCTCATCGGAAACCCAGGAAAAGAGCCTCAGACATTTTATATTCGAAAAGGAGGAAGTGATAATGTATATTTAGCAAAAGGAAATCTTCGAGAAATTCTTTCAAGAAATGTTGATGCATGGAGAGATAAAAAAATTGTTGAGATAGACCGAAATACCATTGCCAAAGTTATTCTCGAAAAAGGAAAAGACATTCTCACCATAGAAAAATCAGCAGATGGATCCACGTGGGCAGTTTCTGATGGCAATCAGCAGAAAGCTTTTGATGGAGAAAAAGTACAAAAGTTTTTTGATGCGCTCTCTCCGCTCGAAGCTTCAGGCTTTTTGAATGAAGACCAGAAAAAAGAATTCAATGAAGCAAAGGAAGGAAAAATAACACTTCAATTTCTTTCTCAGAATGAAGAAAAGAAGGTGGTGATTCGTCTCCTAGAAAAAGATGGATCATACTTTGGAAATGTGGAAGGAAGTGATACCTATTATTCTATTTATACCTACGCTCTTTTTGATGTTCTTTTGGATGCAGGGAAAATTTTTGCAATACCGAGTCCAGATTCGGAATAG
- a CDS encoding Gldg family protein: MNIFLNVLTIGKKELKSYFDSATAYIVLVVFLLLWQFLFFKSIFLVGEASLRILFDLLPWLFLFVIPALTMGSVSQERTEGTLEVLLTHPLKEWEFLLGKFLGSFIFVIIALLFIIPIGISLSLYGDLDGGVILGQFLASICMAMVLISLGVFVSSLFKSQITALLISVVVSFFFIVFQLGFITGSLPVAVGSLLERLSISSHFTSMARGVIDLRDIWYFLSMTAVFLSLAYLQLIKRKSGNKKEIYRSWKIGVALFIGIAVLLNVLGSRIPGRIDLTEENLYTLSPATKNLVGGLQDVVNVTLYASAELPAQFKPLLRDTEDILRDYETLAKGNIVFSEKDPSDNASLKSEATSLGVQEVQFNVVSGEEFQVKKGYFGLTVAHGGKTEAIPFIENTGDLEYLLTSFIAKLTTTEKKKVIFLSGHGEKSITQGYSTFVNELKGQFDVQDFSFPASSSEGKVTPVKTLPENTSVLVIAGPTQEIPSDEREGIRSYIKNGGAALFVVDPVSVDLKTFSASENANSFADFLSEYGIQVAKNIVYDLKSNQNVQFGGGFVTIFLPYPFWINALPADTMSPIMVKIKQMVFPWASSLSIDTDAMAKKNLVATKLVTTTNGAGEQNGSFTLDPQQRFSNSDLSEKLIAVSVTNAGENEKQSRIIAVTDSDFLTNDMVQRTAENFAFGMNSVSWLAQEESLAGIRLKSRAMNPLTFENETQKALVKFGNMGIAILFPLFFGVYRLMRRRSLRKFSFHSYFKV; encoded by the coding sequence ATGAACATCTTTTTGAATGTCCTAACGATCGGCAAGAAAGAACTCAAGTCGTATTTCGATAGCGCTACTGCGTATATCGTTCTTGTTGTGTTTCTCCTCCTCTGGCAATTTCTCTTTTTCAAATCAATATTTCTTGTAGGAGAGGCATCTCTTCGCATTCTTTTTGATCTCCTTCCGTGGCTCTTTCTCTTTGTCATCCCAGCGCTCACAATGGGATCTGTCTCTCAGGAAAGGACTGAAGGAACACTCGAAGTTCTTCTTACACATCCTCTTAAGGAATGGGAATTTCTTCTCGGAAAATTTTTGGGAAGTTTTATTTTTGTAATCATTGCGCTTCTTTTTATTATTCCTATAGGTATTAGTCTCAGTCTCTATGGTGATTTGGACGGAGGAGTAATACTGGGTCAATTCTTGGCGAGCATATGCATGGCAATGGTGCTCATTAGTCTGGGAGTTTTTGTTTCTAGTTTATTTAAAAGTCAGATTACGGCGCTCCTTATCTCTGTCGTTGTGAGTTTCTTTTTTATTGTTTTCCAATTGGGATTTATTACTGGAAGTTTGCCAGTAGCAGTTGGATCTCTTCTCGAGAGGCTTTCCATCAGTTCTCATTTTACTTCTATGGCTCGAGGAGTAATCGATCTCAGAGATATTTGGTATTTTCTCTCAATGACGGCGGTCTTTTTGAGTCTCGCATATCTCCAGCTCATCAAAAGAAAATCAGGAAATAAAAAAGAAATATATCGCTCTTGGAAAATAGGAGTGGCGCTGTTCATCGGAATCGCAGTTCTCCTGAATGTCCTCGGTTCGCGCATTCCCGGACGCATTGATCTCACAGAGGAAAATTTATACACACTCTCTCCCGCCACGAAAAATCTCGTGGGAGGTCTTCAAGATGTGGTAAATGTTACTTTGTACGCTTCTGCCGAACTTCCCGCCCAGTTCAAACCGCTTCTTCGCGATACAGAAGATATTTTGCGTGATTATGAAACCCTCGCAAAGGGAAACATTGTATTCTCAGAAAAAGATCCCTCCGATAACGCTTCTCTGAAGTCAGAGGCAACATCACTCGGTGTACAAGAGGTACAATTTAACGTGGTAAGTGGAGAAGAATTTCAGGTAAAAAAAGGATATTTTGGCCTCACGGTAGCACATGGAGGCAAGACAGAGGCGATCCCTTTCATTGAAAATACCGGAGACTTGGAATATCTCCTCACGAGTTTTATTGCAAAGCTCACGACAACGGAAAAGAAAAAAGTTATATTCCTGTCTGGTCATGGAGAAAAGAGCATCACTCAGGGGTACTCGACTTTCGTAAACGAACTCAAGGGACAATTTGATGTACAAGATTTTTCATTTCCCGCATCTTCATCAGAAGGAAAAGTTACTCCAGTAAAGACATTGCCGGAAAATACTTCAGTACTCGTTATTGCCGGACCCACTCAGGAAATTCCATCTGATGAAAGAGAGGGAATTCGTTCTTATATAAAAAATGGCGGAGCTGCACTTTTTGTAGTCGATCCGGTGAGCGTTGATCTTAAAACATTTAGTGCAAGTGAAAATGCGAACAGTTTTGCTGATTTCCTCAGCGAATATGGTATTCAAGTTGCAAAAAACATTGTGTACGACCTCAAGTCAAATCAAAATGTCCAATTTGGAGGAGGATTTGTCACAATATTCCTCCCGTATCCATTTTGGATCAATGCGCTTCCTGCTGATACAATGTCGCCTATTATGGTGAAAATAAAACAAATGGTCTTCCCGTGGGCGAGTTCCCTCAGTATTGATACTGATGCGATGGCGAAGAAAAATCTTGTTGCTACGAAACTGGTTACGACAACGAATGGAGCAGGAGAACAGAATGGCTCATTTACGCTCGATCCACAACAACGATTTTCCAATTCAGATCTTTCCGAAAAACTTATTGCTGTGAGTGTTACGAATGCCGGAGAAAATGAGAAACAATCACGAATAATTGCAGTGACCGATTCAGACTTTCTCACAAATGATATGGTTCAGCGCACAGCGGAAAATTTTGCATTCGGAATGAATTCTGTTTCTTGGCTTGCACAAGAAGAATCCCTCGCAGGAATTCGTCTTAAAAGTCGTGCAATGAATCCTCTTACGTTTGAAAATGAAACCCAAAAAGCGCTGGTGAAATTCGGAAATATGGGGATTGCTATTCTTTTCCCACTGTTCTTTGGCGTGTATCGGCTCATGCGTCGTCGTTCTCTTCGAAAATTCTCATTCCATTCATATTTTAAAGTATGA
- a CDS encoding ATP-binding cassette domain-containing protein produces MIKVLNLTKKYGENVAVDSLSFAVSSGEIVGFLGPNGAGKTTTMRMISGYLSPDEGSIHVNKISVADDPVAAQLHIGYLPENNPLYKDMLVSDFLNLSSDLKKIPQKEKKKSFEFVVSAVAISDVFYRPIGELSKGYKQRVGLAAALLHKPKVLLLDEPTEGLDPTQRNEIRQLIRELSKNHTIMMSTHVMQEVSAVCSRVLIIHKGKLVADGTPQDLGKQIQGDTLLVFEVEGENVESSLKALEGVKHLEIQKISPKRIRAEILSNPSVELQPELSRLSEEHKWIIWKLNEEGKGLEDIFHILTKENP; encoded by the coding sequence ATGATCAAAGTTTTGAATCTCACCAAAAAATATGGAGAGAATGTGGCGGTAGATTCGCTTTCATTCGCTGTTTCTTCTGGCGAAATTGTGGGCTTTCTCGGTCCAAATGGAGCTGGAAAAACAACAACGATGCGTATGATTTCTGGATATCTTTCTCCAGATGAGGGGAGTATTCATGTGAATAAAATTTCAGTGGCAGATGATCCTGTTGCGGCACAGCTTCATATTGGATATTTGCCCGAAAACAACCCGCTCTATAAAGATATGCTCGTTTCTGATTTTTTAAATCTTTCTTCAGATCTTAAAAAAATTCCGCAAAAAGAGAAGAAAAAATCGTTTGAATTTGTCGTTTCTGCTGTCGCCATTAGTGATGTGTTTTATCGTCCTATTGGAGAACTTTCAAAAGGATATAAACAAAGAGTTGGACTTGCTGCGGCACTTCTTCATAAACCAAAAGTCCTACTTCTCGATGAACCGACGGAAGGACTTGATCCAACTCAGAGAAATGAAATCCGGCAGCTTATTCGGGAACTCTCAAAAAATCATACGATCATGATGAGCACACACGTCATGCAGGAAGTCTCTGCCGTGTGCAGTCGAGTCCTCATTATCCACAAAGGGAAACTCGTGGCAGATGGAACACCTCAGGATCTCGGCAAGCAAATTCAAGGTGATACGCTCCTCGTTTTTGAAGTTGAAGGAGAGAATGTAGAGTCATCACTCAAGGCATTAGAAGGCGTAAAACATTTGGAGATTCAGAAAATTTCGCCGAAAAGAATTCGGGCTGAAATTTTGTCGAATCCAAGCGTTGAACTCCAGCCCGAACTTTCTCGCCTTTCTGAGGAGCATAAATGGATTATTTGGAAGCTGAATGAAGAAGGAAAGGGGCTCGAGGATATTTTCCATATTCTTACGAAAGAAAATCCATGA
- a CDS encoding NAD(P)H-dependent oxidoreductase translates to MDSFLTGLSWRFATKIFDPKKKVSDGDLEKIIDAIRFAPSSFGLQPYHIHVVSDMETRKKLREAAWNQTQITDASHLFVFAARNDTSEKRIDEYFEVASGGDASVLEKLKDYKAYQQGFFKDMPKEKQMTWAQRQAYIALGFAMAACAELKIDSCPMEGFEPEKVNEILGIPSHMTATALLTIGYRKEGPARPKVRFSEKDLFTKM, encoded by the coding sequence ATGGACTCTTTTCTTACTGGGCTCAGCTGGCGATTTGCAACAAAAATATTTGATCCCAAGAAAAAAGTTTCGGATGGAGATCTTGAAAAAATTATTGACGCAATTCGCTTCGCTCCATCTTCTTTTGGACTTCAGCCCTATCATATACACGTAGTGAGCGATATGGAAACGCGGAAAAAGCTGAGAGAAGCGGCGTGGAATCAAACACAAATAACCGATGCGTCTCATCTCTTCGTATTTGCAGCGCGAAATGACACCAGCGAAAAACGCATCGATGAATATTTTGAAGTTGCCAGCGGCGGTGATGCTTCCGTGCTGGAAAAACTCAAAGATTATAAAGCGTATCAACAGGGATTTTTTAAGGACATGCCAAAAGAAAAACAAATGACGTGGGCACAACGGCAAGCATATATAGCTCTTGGCTTTGCGATGGCTGCGTGCGCTGAACTCAAAATAGATTCCTGCCCAATGGAAGGATTTGAACCGGAGAAGGTGAATGAAATACTGGGAATTCCCTCTCACATGACCGCGACAGCATTGCTGACAATTGGGTATCGTAAAGAAGGACCAGCAAGACCAAAAGTGAGATTTTCAGAGAAGGATTTGTTTACAAAAATGTGA
- a CDS encoding ATP-binding protein, with protein MVLKQIERTLLRHHPEKNRAIILYGPRQAGKTTLVKHIIEKYPKKAKYMSCDYADVRDVFAYENSHKLKEVVRNLQLLVLDEAQRIENIGLVLKILVDDYPNVRVIATGSSSFDLSNKISEPLTGRKHEFLLFPFSFEELFQKELPHEQKRHLDFLLRFGSYPEIAEKNETEAEIYLKELTGSYLFKDVFTFQELKKPELLTKLLRLIAFQIGSEVSYHELAQKLGVDQTVIQRYLFLLEEAFVIFRLSALKRNLRNEVTKSRKIYFWDLGIRNSLIQNHNRLEFRNDIGALWENFCIAERMKYLNNHQKGVNHYFWRTYAQKEIDYIEEAGNTLCAYEFSWNHKKKRKLPKAFSESYKNSTFEVIHPENFQKFLLGNS; from the coding sequence ATAGTTTTGAAGCAAATAGAACGCACGCTTCTTAGGCATCATCCAGAGAAGAACAGGGCAATTATCCTTTATGGACCACGTCAGGCGGGAAAAACTACGCTTGTAAAACACATTATCGAAAAATACCCAAAGAAGGCAAAATATATGAGTTGTGATTATGCAGATGTGAGGGATGTGTTTGCCTATGAAAACAGCCATAAACTCAAGGAAGTTGTGCGAAATCTTCAACTTCTTGTCCTCGATGAAGCTCAGCGCATTGAAAATATTGGTCTTGTTCTCAAAATACTGGTGGATGATTATCCGAATGTGCGCGTAATTGCGACTGGATCTTCTAGTTTTGACCTTTCCAATAAAATATCAGAACCGCTTACAGGACGAAAACATGAGTTTCTCCTTTTTCCATTTTCCTTTGAAGAGCTTTTTCAAAAAGAACTTCCGCATGAGCAAAAACGGCACCTCGATTTTCTTTTGAGGTTCGGAAGTTATCCGGAAATAGCAGAAAAAAATGAAACGGAAGCGGAAATATATCTCAAAGAACTTACGGGAAGTTATCTTTTTAAGGATGTTTTTACCTTTCAAGAACTCAAAAAACCAGAACTTCTCACAAAGCTTTTGAGGCTTATCGCGTTCCAAATCGGATCTGAAGTGTCATATCATGAACTCGCTCAAAAACTCGGAGTTGATCAAACAGTAATTCAGCGGTATTTATTTCTTCTCGAAGAAGCTTTTGTTATTTTTCGTCTTTCGGCGCTCAAACGGAATCTTCGGAATGAAGTCACAAAAAGCAGAAAAATTTATTTTTGGGATCTTGGCATTCGAAACAGCCTTATTCAAAATCATAATCGCCTCGAATTTCGTAATGACATCGGAGCGCTTTGGGAAAATTTTTGTATCGCAGAACGGATGAAATACCTGAATAATCATCAAAAAGGCGTGAACCACTATTTTTGGAGAACATACGCGCAAAAAGAGATTGATTATATTGAGGAAGCGGGAAATACGCTTTGTGCATATGAGTTTTCATGGAATCATAAAAAAAAGAGAAAACTCCCAAAAGCTTTTTCAGAAAGTTATAAAAATAGCACATTTGAAGTCATCCATCCCGAAAATTTTCAGAAATTTCTCTTGGGGAATTCATGA
- a CDS encoding zinc-ribbon domain containing protein encodes MHKTCKNCSAEFEIFPEDQEFYKKMDVPAPTICPECREQRRAGWRNERNLYYRMCNATQKKILSAYHPSTKITVYDNDYWYSDKWDGLIFGKNFDFSRLFLDQFTELFREVPQLARSATGNQNCDYVNQCGWCKNCYLIFEADGDEGCMYSSHIYDSRFCLDSSYITNSELCYECVDCQNCYDSQFLVNCQNCSESFFLQNCVGCKNCFGCVNLRNKQYYFSNETCTKEEYFQILQEVFVNQHQPRKEVKKSFFEEYIVRFPQKHIHSIQNEDSSGDYLQNTKNCQYSFDVQNSRDIKYVYDSRNLKNVYDMLVFGAGKGAEFCYEVHEIGDGVRNIFFSDQIWSGCHDIWYSKLCIQNSHNLFGCISLKHKSYCILNKQYSKEEYDALIPKIMEHMKKTGEFGEFFPISLSPFAYNETIAMQYYPLEKAEVLQRQWKWREAEEPNFSGITKKIPAVKLPPTIERIPDDILNWAIGCEESGKFFKIQKAELEFYRRMNLPIPHFHPDIRHAHRMALRNPRKLWDRNCMKCEKYIRTTYAQERPEIVYCESCYLKEVY; translated from the coding sequence ATGCATAAAACCTGCAAAAACTGTTCGGCAGAATTTGAAATCTTCCCGGAAGATCAAGAGTTCTACAAAAAAATGGATGTTCCAGCGCCGACAATCTGTCCGGAGTGTCGAGAGCAGCGAAGGGCAGGCTGGAGAAATGAAAGGAACCTGTATTATCGAATGTGCAATGCGACACAGAAAAAAATTCTTTCTGCATACCATCCAAGCACAAAAATTACCGTCTATGATAATGATTATTGGTACTCTGATAAATGGGATGGGCTTATATTTGGGAAAAATTTTGATTTCTCCAGACTATTCCTTGATCAGTTTACAGAGCTTTTTCGAGAAGTCCCACAATTAGCCAGATCAGCAACAGGAAATCAAAATTGCGATTATGTAAATCAATGTGGATGGTGTAAAAACTGCTATCTTATCTTTGAAGCTGATGGAGATGAGGGCTGCATGTACAGCAGTCATATTTATGATTCTCGATTCTGTCTCGACTCCTCTTATATCACCAATTCAGAGCTGTGCTACGAATGTGTCGACTGCCAAAATTGTTACGATTCTCAATTTCTCGTCAACTGCCAGAATTGCAGTGAGTCATTTTTTCTCCAGAATTGTGTTGGATGTAAAAATTGTTTTGGATGTGTCAATCTGAGAAACAAGCAATATTATTTCTCCAATGAAACGTGTACGAAGGAGGAATATTTTCAAATACTTCAAGAAGTATTTGTGAATCAGCATCAACCCAGAAAGGAAGTAAAAAAATCTTTTTTTGAAGAATACATCGTGAGATTTCCCCAAAAGCATATTCATAGTATTCAGAATGAAGATTCTTCAGGGGATTATTTACAAAACACAAAAAATTGTCAGTATTCGTTCGATGTTCAAAATTCCCGCGACATAAAGTATGTGTATGATTCTCGAAATCTAAAAAATGTTTATGACATGCTCGTATTTGGAGCAGGAAAAGGAGCCGAATTTTGCTATGAAGTTCACGAAATTGGAGATGGTGTGCGAAATATTTTTTTCTCAGATCAAATTTGGTCTGGATGCCATGATATTTGGTATTCAAAACTCTGTATCCAAAATAGCCATAATCTTTTTGGATGTATCAGCCTCAAGCATAAATCCTATTGTATTCTCAATAAGCAATACTCCAAAGAGGAATACGACGCACTCATACCGAAAATAATGGAACATATGAAAAAAACTGGTGAGTTCGGTGAATTTTTTCCGATATCACTTTCTCCTTTCGCATATAATGAAACGATAGCAATGCAATACTATCCCCTCGAGAAAGCAGAAGTTCTTCAAAGACAATGGAAATGGAGAGAGGCAGAAGAACCGAATTTCTCCGGAATTACTAAAAAAATCCCAGCCGTGAAACTTCCACCCACGATTGAAAGAATCCCTGATGATATTTTGAATTGGGCAATTGGATGCGAAGAATCTGGGAAATTTTTTAAAATTCAAAAAGCGGAACTTGAATTTTATCGAAGGATGAATTTACCGATTCCTCATTTTCATCCAGATATTCGACACGCGCATCGCATGGCTCTGAGAAATCCTCGCAAACTCTGGGACAGAAATTGTATGAAATGCGAGAAATATATTCGGACAACGTATGCTCAGGAGAGACCGGAAATTGTGTATTGCGAATCTTGCTATCTTAAAGAAGTTTATTGA
- a CDS encoding DUF86 domain-containing protein, whose translation MSFEPLEYVRHILDEMNFLIKESTSLQKEIFLKDSVLQRAFIRSLEIIGEAAKKLPLDFREKYPHIPWRNLCGVRDKLIHDYFGVDYEIVWDIVKNKLPELKRDFELMFLENK comes from the coding sequence ATGTCATTTGAACCGCTCGAATATGTTCGGCATATTCTTGATGAAATGAATTTCCTCATAAAGGAATCTACGAGTCTTCAAAAAGAGATTTTTCTCAAAGATTCGGTACTTCAGAGAGCGTTTATTCGAAGCCTCGAAATTATAGGGGAAGCCGCAAAAAAACTGCCGCTTGATTTCAGGGAAAAATATCCTCATATTCCCTGGAGAAATCTGTGCGGAGTAAGAGATAAGCTCATTCATGATTACTTTGGAGTTGATTATGAGATTGTGTGGGATATTGTGAAAAATAAGCTCCCAGAATTGAAGAGAGATTTTGAGCTTATGTTTTTGGAAAACAAATAA
- a CDS encoding nucleotidyltransferase family protein, whose product MDTKSEIVQALQKHEAEIRQFGVQKLGIFGSFSRDTANKESDIDFVVIFEPGKKNFSRYIDLVFFLEDLSSRNADVLTPESMSPYLKPHILEELEYVI is encoded by the coding sequence ATGGATACGAAATCAGAAATTGTTCAGGCACTTCAGAAGCATGAAGCTGAAATTCGTCAATTTGGGGTCCAAAAACTTGGTATTTTTGGATCATTCTCACGGGATACAGCGAACAAAGAGAGTGATATAGATTTTGTGGTTATTTTTGAACCGGGGAAAAAGAATTTCTCTCGATATATTGATCTTGTATTTTTTCTTGAAGATTTGTCTTCACGGAATGCTGATGTTCTCACTCCTGAATCCATGAGTCCATATCTAAAACCCCATATTCTTGAAGAGCTTGAATATGTCATTTGA
- a CDS encoding type II toxin-antitoxin system RelE/ParE family toxin, producing the protein MKIFFTEYFKKQLRKLKKKYPQVNDDLLNVIELFDEKRAISIGRSIYKIRIPSSDMKKGKLGGFRAYVYFYVAKDLLLPLCMYAKSETEAITENELEYHFHQTIQEIVEKI; encoded by the coding sequence ATGAAAATATTTTTTACTGAATATTTTAAAAAACAACTCCGAAAACTGAAGAAGAAATATCCTCAGGTAAATGATGATCTTTTGAATGTGATTGAGCTATTTGATGAAAAGCGCGCAATTTCAATTGGAAGATCGATCTATAAAATTCGCATTCCGAGTTCTGATATGAAAAAAGGGAAATTAGGAGGATTTCGCGCCTATGTATATTTTTACGTCGCAAAAGATCTCCTTCTTCCTCTTTGTATGTATGCCAAGTCAGAAACAGAAGCCATTACGGAGAACGAACTCGAATATCATTTTCATCAGACAATTCAGGAAATTGTTGAGAAGATTTAA